The window AAACATCTTTTATGAGCGTGAAAATTATTTGTTTTTTATGCGGCGCTTGAGACATTATGTGCAAAAATTTGATGTTCGGCCTATTTGCTATTGTCTTATGCCCAATCACTTTCATCTTTGTTTGGAGGAAACGATTGAACAGGGTATTTCGGGACTGATGTTAGGTTTACAAACATCCTATGCCAAAGCCATTAATAAGCAACGGGGACGCACGGGGCACTTGTGGCAGGATACATTTAAGTATGTACACGTGGATACAGATGACTATCTTTTGCACCTGACGCGATATATTCATTTGAATCCGGTAAAGGCGGGGCTGACGAAAAAGGCTGAAGATTGGGAATTTTCCAGCTATCGCGACT is drawn from Calditrichota bacterium and contains these coding sequences:
- a CDS encoding transposase, with translation MKEKIYPGNIYHILNRGNNKQNIFYERENYLFFMRRLRHYVQKFDVRPICYCLMPNHFHLCLEETIEQGISGLMLGLQTSYAKAINKQRGRTGHLWQDTFKYVHVDTDDYLLHLTRYIHLNPVKAGLTKKAEDWEFSSYRDYIGLRRGTLPQMDFIWSYFSTAAAYRQFVEEYQEEMIAEKYLLE